From a single Anaerolineales bacterium genomic region:
- a CDS encoding amidase, giving the protein MNLDSLTLIEQRDLMKSGEIDASDLTDTCLRQIERLNPTLNAFITVIRPDQNESASGNGSMPLFGIPIAVKDLYNTKGILTTGGSKFFADHVPSEDAVVVEKIKHAGARIIGKTNTHEIALGVTNNNPHFGACRNPWDMTRTPGGSSGGSAVAVATGMSMAALGTDTGGSIRIPASLCGVVGLKPTYGRVSLRGILPLSWNLDHAGPITRRVEDAALMLQIMGGYDEQDPTSIKTLPGDYSSHLRDTMKDRKMALAVGDFVEEATDREVLQAVRTAAKVMEDLGALVTEVNLDFLREAASANALMTQADAAAFHRERMQEHPDWFGADVRLRLETGANFTSSEYVLARRIQVEARRRCEIMFEQFDALLLPTTPITAPVLEGENAIERARMLTRFTSPFNLTGLPALSIPCGFSSVGLPIGLQIVSRPWNEAGVLRSGYAYQQATEWHTMRPQIAVP; this is encoded by the coding sequence ATGAATCTGGACTCCTTAACGTTAATCGAACAGCGCGATCTGATGAAAAGCGGTGAGATCGACGCTTCTGACCTAACCGACACCTGCCTCCGTCAGATCGAGCGCCTCAACCCGACGCTTAACGCCTTTATCACTGTTATCCGCCCCGATCAAAACGAATCCGCATCCGGCAACGGCAGTATGCCGCTGTTCGGCATTCCCATCGCTGTCAAAGACTTGTACAACACAAAAGGCATCCTCACCACCGGCGGCTCGAAGTTCTTCGCCGATCATGTCCCCTCAGAAGATGCCGTGGTCGTGGAAAAGATCAAGCATGCCGGCGCGCGCATCATCGGCAAGACCAACACGCACGAGATCGCACTCGGCGTCACCAATAACAACCCGCATTTCGGCGCGTGCCGCAATCCCTGGGACATGACCCGCACGCCCGGCGGTTCCTCCGGCGGGAGCGCCGTCGCAGTCGCCACGGGCATGTCCATGGCGGCGCTCGGAACCGACACAGGCGGCTCGATCCGCATCCCCGCCTCGCTGTGCGGTGTGGTGGGACTCAAGCCCACCTATGGGCGCGTCAGCCTGCGCGGAATCCTGCCGCTTTCGTGGAATCTCGACCACGCCGGACCGATCACCCGCCGGGTCGAAGATGCGGCGCTGATGCTGCAAATCATGGGCGGATACGACGAACAGGACCCCACGTCCATAAAAACGCTGCCCGGCGATTACTCCAGCCATTTGCGAGACACGATGAAAGACCGCAAAATGGCTCTCGCCGTCGGGGATTTCGTTGAGGAAGCAACGGACAGGGAAGTATTGCAGGCTGTCCGCACGGCGGCGAAAGTGATGGAAGACCTGGGCGCGCTCGTCACCGAGGTCAACCTGGATTTTCTCCGGGAAGCCGCGTCTGCCAATGCGCTGATGACCCAAGCCGACGCTGCCGCGTTCCACCGCGAACGGATGCAGGAACATCCCGACTGGTTCGGCGCGGATGTCCGCTTGCGGCTGGAAACGGGCGCAAACTTCACATCCAGCGAGTACGTTCTGGCGAGGCGCATACAGGTCGAAGCGCGACGACGATGCGAAATCATGTTCGAGCAATTCGATGCGCTTCTACTTCCCACGACCCCCATCACCGCCCCCGTGCTGGAGGGTGAAAACGCCATCGAACGCGCCCGTATGCTGACGCGTTTCACCTCCCCCTTCAACCTGACCGGTCTGCCCGCGTTATCGATCCCCTGCGGGTTCTCGAGCGTAGGGCTGCCCATCGGCTTGCAGATCGTTTCACGCCCGTGGAACGAGGCGGGCGTCCTGCGCAGCGGGTACGCCTACCAACAGGCGACCGAGTGGCACACCATGAGACCACAGATCGCCGTACCGTAA
- a CDS encoding ABC transporter ATP-binding protein, translating into MKKHFQMGGNTVRALDGVDLEIPANTLTVVMGPSGSGKSTLLYLLGGLDRPTAGEITVNGERLDQMDENALALFRRKTMGFIFQSFNLVSSMSALENVAFPMQFAGVPVARRNEASRSLLEQVGLADRSHHTPSELSGGQQQRVAVARALVNDPMLILADEPTGNLDSQSGIAVMQLLSDLHRAGRTVLVVTHDPRMAGFATHRIFLLDGKVVTEAEYQSAAMGPLQVSHGG; encoded by the coding sequence TTGAAAAAACACTTCCAGATGGGCGGGAATACGGTCCGCGCATTGGATGGAGTGGATCTTGAGATTCCTGCCAATACACTGACGGTCGTGATGGGACCCTCCGGCTCGGGCAAAAGCACACTGCTGTACCTGCTCGGCGGGCTGGATCGCCCCACCGCGGGCGAGATCACGGTCAATGGCGAGCGGCTTGACCAGATGGACGAGAATGCACTGGCGCTCTTCCGACGTAAAACGATGGGTTTTATTTTTCAATCGTTCAACCTCGTTTCAAGCATGTCCGCGCTGGAGAATGTCGCATTTCCGATGCAGTTCGCGGGTGTGCCTGTTGCGAGGCGGAATGAGGCGTCAAGGAGTTTGCTGGAGCAGGTCGGGCTGGCGGATCGGAGTCATCACACGCCCTCGGAACTCTCCGGCGGGCAGCAGCAGCGTGTGGCGGTGGCGCGCGCGCTGGTGAACGATCCCATGCTGATTCTGGCGGATGAACCGACCGGGAATCTCGACTCTCAGAGCGGTATTGCTGTGATGCAATTATTATCCGATCTGCATCGCGCCGGTCGGACGGTGCTGGTCGTGACGCACGATCCGCGCATGGCTGGTTTCGCAACGCACCGCATCTTTTTGCTGGATGGAAAAGTTGTTACTGAAGCGGAGTATCAATCGGCTGCGATGGGTCCGCTTCAGGTTTCGCACGGAGGATGA
- a CDS encoding Yip1 family protein, translating into MTETTPSQSTGRFGFARIPEFLLQPARTFALLVEEARAAWGTPMLALSVSTFLSVMVSGYLTSRAAMMGEMPLPRDWQWWSPEMQENYMRAQQAMQGPVFAYIIPLVTALVSLWLGWLILSGLLHLGSTLLGGRGSMQSALNVTGWGSLPFLVRDVLRIIFMLFAGRAISSPGLSGFVADSAFLMQLLSRADIFLIWSCILLVIGFGVADKLPKAKAVANIVIITLLQLLAQAGIGTLLSGLSGLAVQRPFF; encoded by the coding sequence ATGACAGAGACCACCCCATCGCAATCCACAGGCAGGTTTGGTTTTGCGCGCATTCCGGAGTTCCTGCTCCAGCCTGCGCGCACGTTTGCATTGCTGGTCGAGGAAGCCCGCGCTGCCTGGGGAACCCCCATGCTGGCATTGAGCGTGTCCACGTTCCTGAGCGTCATGGTCAGCGGATATTTGACATCCCGCGCGGCAATGATGGGCGAGATGCCGCTTCCGCGCGACTGGCAATGGTGGTCGCCTGAAATGCAGGAGAACTACATGCGCGCCCAACAAGCCATGCAGGGACCGGTCTTCGCGTATATCATTCCGCTGGTCACGGCGCTGGTCAGCTTGTGGCTGGGGTGGCTGATCCTGAGCGGGTTGCTGCATCTCGGCTCCACCCTGCTTGGCGGACGCGGCTCGATGCAAAGCGCGTTGAACGTCACAGGCTGGGGAAGTCTGCCCTTTCTGGTGCGGGATGTTTTGCGGATCATCTTCATGCTGTTTGCCGGGCGCGCCATTTCCAGCCCGGGGCTTTCCGGCTTTGTGGCGGATTCAGCGTTTTTGATGCAGCTTCTTTCGCGCGCGGATATTTTCCTGATCTGGAGCTGCATCCTGCTGGTGATCGGTTTCGGCGTGGCGGATAAACTTCCGAAGGCGAAGGCTGTCGCGAATATCGTCATCATCACACTTTTACAGTTACTTGCTCAAGCTGGAATCGGGACGCTTCTCTCCGGCTTGAGCGGGCTTGCCGTCCAGAGACCGTTCTTCTAA
- a CDS encoding IPT/TIG domain-containing protein: protein MVGADVTSVQPANITNDVATIITVKGDGFDASSKVLLDGVELPGTVFINNTELQVTVPAGVAVGEHIITVTSTGGSAILTVSAPPPFTRPQIYVKSSWTNVKQVTTGQEFKFAVDFENAGNMPAYNAQAVFSSPDLIPLNTGGVIVLKNPLDPGSNFADDQRFIPAGPLYGKTFILVDVTVTYYDDKGTPYSDKFTLTIPVGSGGGGGGSGVVATATPTGVRSGQLIISSYSTSVDPLQPGSEFKLIMTVQNMGNDKAQRVTMIVGGGSSGSGEGGTPQPGGVSGGSGEFSNFAPLGSSNIQSLGDLPASTGVQASQDLIVNVSTNPGAYPMKVTFSYLNGKGEVVNDEQVITLLVFSLPNVEISFYRPLDMFFAGQPAQLPLQIVNLGKRTAVLGNMTVTSGGGMVENGTALVGSLDAGGYYTLDPMFYPDAAGTVQLNVLIEYTDDFNRARTIEKTLEVNVEEGFFEPTPEPGMEGGGGDFFPTEETFLQKVWRFILGLFGLDSAPPASSPEMEGPPLIEPGIPAPGGGGGGSGPKG from the coding sequence ATGGTGGGCGCAGATGTTACCTCTGTCCAACCGGCTAATATTACTAACGATGTGGCTACGATTATTACCGTTAAAGGCGACGGATTTGATGCCTCTTCAAAAGTACTGCTGGATGGTGTGGAGTTGCCTGGCACAGTATTTATTAACAACACTGAACTCCAAGTGACCGTTCCTGCTGGCGTTGCAGTTGGGGAGCACATTATTACAGTTACATCAACTGGCGGCTCGGCGATACTTACTGTTTCCGCTCCGCCTCCATTCACGCGCCCGCAAATATATGTCAAATCCTCCTGGACGAACGTGAAACAGGTCACCACCGGGCAGGAATTCAAATTCGCGGTGGATTTTGAAAATGCCGGCAACATGCCCGCGTATAACGCGCAGGCGGTCTTTTCTTCCCCAGATCTGATCCCGCTTAATACAGGCGGCGTGATCGTGTTGAAAAATCCCCTCGATCCAGGGAGTAACTTCGCCGATGACCAGCGTTTCATCCCAGCCGGTCCGTTGTACGGCAAGACGTTCATCCTCGTGGATGTCACGGTCACATATTACGACGACAAGGGCACACCCTATTCGGATAAATTCACGCTCACCATCCCAGTGGGAAGTGGCGGCGGGGGCGGAGGATCAGGCGTCGTTGCAACAGCAACCCCGACCGGAGTCCGCAGCGGGCAGTTGATCATTTCATCCTACAGCACATCGGTCGACCCGCTTCAACCGGGCTCCGAATTCAAATTGATTATGACTGTCCAGAACATGGGCAATGACAAAGCCCAGCGTGTGACCATGATCGTGGGCGGCGGCTCGAGCGGCAGCGGGGAAGGCGGCACGCCCCAGCCGGGCGGAGTCTCCGGCGGGAGCGGCGAGTTTTCCAACTTTGCCCCGTTGGGCTCCTCGAACATTCAATCTCTCGGAGATCTGCCTGCCAGCACTGGTGTGCAGGCTTCGCAGGACTTGATCGTGAACGTGTCCACCAACCCCGGCGCATACCCGATGAAAGTGACGTTCTCGTATTTGAACGGCAAGGGCGAAGTGGTCAATGATGAGCAAGTCATCACCCTGCTCGTGTTCAGCCTGCCGAATGTGGAGATCAGTTTTTATCGTCCGCTCGATATGTTCTTTGCGGGTCAGCCCGCCCAGTTGCCGCTCCAGATCGTGAATTTGGGCAAACGCACTGCCGTGTTGGGGAACATGACCGTCACTTCGGGCGGCGGCATGGTCGAGAACGGCACTGCCCTGGTTGGCTCGCTGGACGCGGGCGGCTATTACACGCTCGACCCGATGTTCTATCCCGATGCTGCCGGAACCGTGCAATTGAACGTGCTGATCGAATACACGGATGACTTCAACCGCGCGCGCACGATCGAAAAGACCTTGGAAGTGAACGTGGAGGAAGGTTTCTTTGAACCGACTCCGGAGCCGGGCATGGAAGGCGGCGGCGGTGACTTTTTCCCGACCGAAGAGACCTTCCTGCAAAAGGTCTGGCGCTTCATTCTCGGACTTTTCGGTCTGGATAGCGCTCCTCCAGCCTCGTCTCCCGAGATGGAAGGTCCTCCGCTGATCGAGCCGGGCATCCCCGCTCCGGGCGGCGGTGGAGGCGGAAGCGGTCCCAAAGGCTAG
- a CDS encoding ABC transporter permease: MKPFDLIRLVINNLSRRKARVGLTAIGVVIGTAAVIILVSLAIGLQMNATEQLYGIGDLSQIYVYPNYGGEVYVEGPMSGGGGGGGGGPSQDIKRLTNSALDELRAIPGVQSVLPREYLNANMMLKYKRLVGYSGIYGIGTYDLADLGLKADLGTTQMTRTTVVIGYMVAQNFSDPNWKPGQEIASPPDLYDQQIQLTLLKYDNEGNEIRKNYSIRVAGVLRESGTEADWTIFMPLDQIKLMNEWSMGTRIDYNKTGYNEVIVRVVNADKTLEVRDQIIALGFQANTMLDFVQGINNFYKILQVVLGGVGAIALLVAAIGIANTMAMSILERTREIGLMKAVGATNRDVLSLFLGEAAGIGFIGGLGGVLIGWLAGQALNVIAIVYLAQQAASQGGIPPSVAVYTPLWLPVFVLLFSIFIGMISGLYPALRAATMIPVLALKYE; the protein is encoded by the coding sequence ATGAAACCGTTCGATCTGATCCGACTCGTTATCAATAACTTAAGCCGGCGCAAAGCGCGCGTCGGCTTGACAGCCATTGGCGTGGTGATCGGCACGGCGGCGGTCATCATCCTGGTTTCGCTTGCCATCGGCTTGCAGATGAACGCCACCGAGCAGTTATACGGCATCGGTGATCTGAGCCAGATCTATGTGTACCCCAATTATGGCGGCGAAGTTTACGTTGAAGGACCAATGTCTGGCGGCGGGGGCGGAGGAGGTGGCGGTCCGAGTCAGGATATCAAACGGCTGACGAACAGCGCGCTTGACGAACTGCGTGCGATTCCCGGCGTGCAATCTGTGCTTCCGCGCGAGTACCTGAACGCCAATATGATGCTCAAATACAAACGTCTGGTCGGGTACAGCGGGATCTATGGGATTGGCACGTACGACCTCGCTGACTTGGGTTTGAAAGCCGATCTCGGCACGACGCAAATGACGCGCACCACGGTCGTGATCGGATATATGGTCGCGCAGAATTTCTCCGACCCGAACTGGAAACCCGGGCAGGAGATCGCCTCGCCGCCCGACCTTTATGACCAGCAGATTCAATTGACCCTGCTGAAATATGATAACGAAGGCAATGAGATCCGCAAGAATTACAGCATCCGCGTGGCAGGTGTGCTGAGAGAATCCGGCACGGAAGCGGATTGGACCATCTTCATGCCGCTGGACCAGATCAAGCTCATGAATGAATGGTCGATGGGGACGCGCATCGATTACAACAAGACGGGCTATAACGAGGTCATTGTCAGGGTCGTGAACGCGGATAAGACCCTCGAGGTCCGCGACCAGATCATTGCGCTCGGTTTTCAGGCGAACACCATGCTCGATTTTGTGCAGGGCATCAACAACTTTTACAAGATCTTGCAGGTGGTGCTGGGCGGCGTCGGCGCCATCGCCTTGTTGGTGGCGGCGATCGGCATTGCCAATACCATGGCAATGTCCATCCTCGAGCGGACGCGCGAGATCGGCTTGATGAAAGCCGTCGGCGCGACCAATCGTGATGTCCTTTCGCTGTTCCTGGGCGAAGCAGCGGGCATCGGCTTTATCGGAGGCTTGGGCGGCGTGCTGATCGGCTGGCTGGCGGGGCAGGCGTTGAACGTCATCGCCATTGTTTACCTTGCACAACAGGCGGCGTCGCAGGGCGGCATCCCGCCGAGCGTGGCGGTCTATACGCCGTTGTGGCTGCCGGTCTTCGTGCTGCTCTTTTCCATTTTCATCGGGATGATCTCGGGATTGTACCCGGCACTGCGCGCCGCAACGATGATCCCCGTGCTGGCGCTGAAATACGAGTAA
- a CDS encoding PIG-L family deacetylase, whose protein sequence is MTKRILAVLAHPDDESFGLGGTLALCAKRGYETYYVCATRGEAGTVDAEHLNGFKDTAELRTHELMNAAKHLGLKEVFFLGYRDSGMPGMEENDHPDAQIQHPVEEVAGKVVKYIRELKPDVVITFDPIGGYRHPDHIHIHKATVMAFANSDDASFYPEAGEPFKPSALYFQVFPRWFLRVMTRLMPLLGKDPTKWGRNGDINLKELAEVDFPVHVRVDIRPVSEEKRLASAAHASQGGIQMRRGLMGFITKVFGEKEDFMRAYPPVEDGFDRKRDLFEGM, encoded by the coding sequence ATGACGAAAAGAATTTTGGCAGTGCTGGCACATCCCGACGATGAGTCGTTTGGCTTGGGCGGGACGCTGGCGTTGTGTGCAAAGCGCGGATACGAAACCTATTACGTGTGCGCCACGCGCGGCGAGGCTGGCACGGTGGATGCGGAGCACCTGAACGGCTTCAAGGATACGGCGGAACTGCGCACGCACGAGTTGATGAACGCGGCAAAGCATTTGGGGTTGAAGGAAGTCTTCTTTTTGGGCTACCGTGATTCGGGCATGCCCGGCATGGAGGAGAACGACCATCCCGACGCGCAGATCCAGCATCCCGTCGAGGAAGTGGCAGGGAAGGTTGTGAAATATATCCGCGAGTTGAAGCCGGATGTGGTCATCACGTTCGACCCGATCGGCGGATACAGGCATCCCGACCATATCCACATCCATAAGGCGACGGTCATGGCGTTTGCGAATTCGGATGACGCCTCTTTCTACCCCGAAGCGGGTGAGCCGTTCAAGCCGTCGGCATTGTACTTTCAAGTTTTTCCGCGCTGGTTCCTGCGTGTGATGACGCGCCTGATGCCCCTGCTCGGCAAGGACCCGACCAAATGGGGACGCAACGGCGACATCAATTTGAAGGAACTCGCTGAGGTGGATTTCCCCGTGCATGTGCGGGTGGACATCCGCCCGGTCAGCGAGGAGAAGCGGCTGGCAAGCGCGGCGCACGCGTCACAAGGCGGGATCCAAATGCGGCGCGGACTGATGGGCTTCATCACCAAGGTCTTCGGCGAAAAGGAGGATTTCATGCGCGCCTATCCGCCCGTGGAGGATGGATTCGACAGGAAGAGGGATCTTTTCGAAGGGATGTAG
- a CDS encoding PilZ domain-containing protein, with the protein MPERRTTPRKNVTFYMRVLNDDTQEILGHMVEVSMVGLRLETAVPLPQNKDYYLRLELTSDLGSVPYIVFIARTKWCKMDEILPNLYHVGFEVVEIMPEDKMVFARILEKYGS; encoded by the coding sequence ATGCCGGAGCGACGCACGACGCCGCGAAAGAATGTTACTTTTTATATGCGTGTCCTGAATGACGATACGCAGGAGATCCTCGGTCATATGGTCGAGGTCAGCATGGTCGGCTTACGCCTGGAAACGGCTGTACCGCTGCCCCAAAACAAGGATTATTATCTGCGCCTCGAACTTACGTCGGATCTTGGCTCTGTCCCCTATATCGTTTTCATCGCCCGTACGAAATGGTGCAAAATGGACGAGATCCTGCCGAACTTGTATCATGTCGGCTTTGAGGTCGTGGAGATCATGCCGGAAGATAAGATGGTTTTCGCGCGGATTCTTGAAAAATACGGCTCATAA